Proteins encoded in a region of the Anas acuta chromosome 13, bAnaAcu1.1, whole genome shotgun sequence genome:
- the APLN gene encoding apelin: protein MAERRWLLLLLLLLLLCLALAAAAAGPLPDGTGPQRGRIRVLVRPRGARRGAGQRAGGWRKLRRPRPRLSHKGPMPF, encoded by the exons ATGGCGGAGCggcgctggctgctgctgctgctgctgctgctgctcctctgcctcgccctggccgccgccgccgcgg GGCCGCTGCCGGATGGGACGGGGCCGCAGCGGGGCCGCATCCGAGTCCTGGTGCGGCCGCGGGGTGCGCGGCGCGGGGCTGGGCAGCGGGCGGGTGGGTGGCGAAAGctccgccgcccccggccccggctgtCCCACAAGGGCCCCATGCCCTTCTGA
- the XPNPEP2 gene encoding xaa-Pro aminopeptidase 2 gives MQPSRWIAAWLLLLQACPPGWSQQAASPRTDIRDCSADPPYLPPTATNTTARLAALRDTMRAHSAHAYIVPSTDAHMSEYIAERDSRLGWLTGFTGSAGTVVVTLDRAALWTDSRYWTQAERQLDCNWELQKTTWIKSIGQWILEWVPAGGNVSLDPFLFSIDTWNSYSQALQGSGRALVPIETNLVDQVWGDQRPPPASSNIYSLPAEFTGSSWQEKVTGIRQQMEEHTRSPTALLLSGLEETAWLFNLRGDDIPYNPVFYSYTLLTSTNISLFVDEGRLTAEAWQSLRGGCPGPLCVELHNYSQARAHLQRYAQGNVTVWLGTEYTTYGLYGVIPQEKLLEDSYSPVMLAKAVKNSKEQELLRAAHVRDAVAVIQYLLWLEQTVPQGQVDEFLGARHVDALRRAQQHNRGPSFESISASGLNAALAHYSPSNTTRRKLSVDEMYLADTGGQYLDGTTDITRTVHWGTPTPLQKEAYTRVLMGNIDLSRLVFPPNTAGRNVEAFARRALWDVGLNYGHGTGHGIGNFLSVHEWPVGFQSNNVPLAAGMFTSIEPGYYRDGEFGIRIEDVALVVEAQTKHPTGEESFLTFEVVSLVPYDRNLIDVSLLSQEQIKYLNAYYETIRARVGPELQWQQLEEEYRWLQRNTEPFPLASAAATVTVTTTLGTLAMGSLLSVLLAGLQA, from the exons aTGCAGCCCTCCCGGTGGATCGCAGCCTGGCTGCTCCTTCTGCAGG cCTGCCCCCCAGGATGGTCGCAGCAAGCCGCCTCCCCCCGGACCGACATTCGGGACTGCTCTGCGGACCCACCG TACCTGCCCCCCACGGCCACCAACACCACGGCACGGCTCGCCGCGCTGCGGGACACCATGCGCGCCCACAGCGCCCACGCCTACATCGTGCCCTCCACGGACGCCCACATG AGCGAGTACATCGCCGAGAGGGATTCCCGTCTGGGCTGGCTCACCGGCTTCACCGGCTCCGCGG GCACCGTGGTGGTGACACTGGACAGGGCGGCCCTGTGGACCGACAGCCGCTACTGGACGCAGGCGGAGCGGCAACTGGACTGCAACTGGGAGCTGCAGAAGACAA CGTGGATCAAGTCCATCGGGCAGTGGATCCTGGAGTGGGTTCCCGCAGGGGGCAACGTCAGCCTGGaccccttcctcttctccatcg ACACCTGGAACAGCTAcagccaggctctgcagggctcGGGCAGGGCTTTGGTGCCCATAGAGACCAACCTCGTGGACCAAGTGTGGGGCGACCAGAGACCCCCTCCGGCCTCCAGCAACATCTACAGCCTCCCGGCAGAGTTCACAG ggagcagctggcaggagaAGGTGACCGGGATCCGGCAGCAGATGGAGGAGCACACCCGGAGCCCCACGGCCCTGCTGCTCTCGGGGCTGGAGGAGACCGCCT GGCTCTTCAACCTCCGTGGAGACGACATCCCCTACAACCCCGTCTTCTACTCCTACACGCTCCTGACCAGCACCAACATAAG CCTGTTCGTGGACGAGGGGCGGCTGACGGCGGAGGCATGGCAGTCCCTGCGGGGTGGCTGCCCGGGGCCGCTCTGCGTGGAGCTGCACAACTACAGCCAGGCACGCGCCCACCTCCAGCGCTACGCCCAGGGCAACGTCACCGTCTGGCTCGGCACCGAGTACACCACCTACGGCCTCTACGGGGTCATCCCCCAG gagaagctgctggaggacagCTACTCCCCGGTGATGCTGGCCAAGGCGGTGAAGAACagcaaggagcaggagctgctgcgaGCCGCTCAC GTCCGGGACGCGGTGGCCGTCATCCAGTACCTGCTGTGGTTGGAGCAGACGGTGCCGCAGGGGCAGGTGGACGAGTTTTTGGGTGCCCGCCACGTCGATGCTCTCCGACG GGCCCAGCAGCACAACCGCGGGCCCAGCTTCGAGTCCATCTCCGCCAGCGGGCTCAACGCGGCGCTCGCCCACTACAG cccaTCCAACACCACCCGAAGGAAGCTGTCAGTGGATGAGATGTACCTGGCGGACACCGGCGGGCAGTACCT GGATGGCACCACGGACATCACACGGACCGTGCACTGGGGCACGCCGACCCCGCTGCAGAAG GAAGCCTACACCCGTGTGCTGATGGGCAACATCGACCTCTCCCGCCTCGTCTTCCCCCCCAACACGGCCG GCAGAAACGTGGAGGCTTTTGCCCGCCGGGCGCTCTGGGACGTGGGGCTCAACTACGGCCACGGGACCGGCCACGGCATCGGCAACTTCCTCTCGGTGCACGAGT GGCCCGTGGGTTTCCAGTCCAACAACGTGCCGCTGGCCGCGGGCATGTTCACCTCCATCG AGCCCGGCTACTACCGGGATGGAGAGTTCGGGATCCGCATCGAGGATGTCGCCCTGGTGGTGGAGGCGCAGACCAAG CACCCGACCGGCGAGGAGTCCTTCCTGACCTTCGAGGTGGTGTCGCTGGTGCCCTACGACCGCAACCTCATCGACGTCAGCCTCCTGTCGCAGGAGCAG ATAAAGTACCTGAACGCCTACTACGAGACCATCCGGGCACGCGTGGGGCCGGagctgcagtggcagcagctggaggaggagtaCCGCTGGCTGCAGAGGAACACCGAGCCCTTCCCGCTGGccagcgccgccgccaccgTCACCGTCACCACCACGCTGGGCACGCTGGCCATGGGCTCGCTCCTCTCCGTGCTGCTGGCGGGGCTGCAGGCCTGA